Below is a genomic region from Candidatus Binatia bacterium.
GCAGCTGTCCAGTCACCGGTCTGACGGGCGTCTTGAAGTGCCGCTTGATACTGCTGGTCGAGTTCGACGGCGGGCGGTAGCGACGCAGAAACGGAATCGTCCGGTTGGCGTCGGACGTGTTCAATCGCGTCTTGCTGCACGATATGTGTTAGCTCATGTGCTAAGAGCTGATTTCCCCTCGTCGTATTGGGTGCATACTGTCCTGCGCCGAATACGATATCATTTCCGAGCGTGTACGCAAGCGCTTTAAAACCCTTCGCAGACTCTTCAGCATGTTCGTTAGCATGAACCCGCACACGGCTAAAGTTACCTCCGAGCCGCGACTGCATCGCGGACCGGAGGGACGTGCCTAGCGGCTGCCAAGCAGACTTGACCCCAGTGTCGACCGCCGAGGCAACGTGCTGAGAACACGGCGCGCACGTCCCGCCGCAGCTGCAACGCTGCACCACGCTTTTGGGCGCGACGGCTTTCTTTACATGGGCCACAACGGCGCTTTTCATTTCACGATAACTTCCTCGTAGACACACTCATTCTGTTTGGTGCTCGCGAATTTCACGCCTTGCACGCGTGGGAGTGCGTGATCTGACCATCAATCAGCATCGCAGTCAGGTCCCGGCGGGCAGGGCGTGCCGCCAGCGCGAGGAGGCGCTGGGGCGTCATCCCAGTGAGGGACCCAGCCCAGTCTGGCCGGCTGCGGAATCATGCCAGAACAGCACGCGCGCGCTAGCGTTCCCGCAAACGTGTTGCTGTTTGGACCGAAGGGTGCGCTATATTTACTCAAAGAGGGATACGAGTCAAAGGCGTTTCGTAGACAGGCAGATGCGTCATCGCCATCTCCTTTGGGATAACAAGGGATGCATGTGGGGGTATGGCCGCAAGGATCGGTTGAATGGTCCCATTTCTGCCCCGTCGTAAAGAACAAGGGGCTGTCGTACCAATTGGCCGGACACGTAGGACCGAGTATCGCGTACTGAGCGCCGGGGGCGACCACATACGTGTGATTAAAGAGAATCCCACCATGTTTGAGTTCGCGGGCACAAACCTTGCACGGAGCCGCTGCGTATCCGTCCGCGTTAGTCACCGACGAGTCGGTCACTACCCCGTCTTCCACACCGCCGGGAAGGCTGGCGTCCCCCGAACCCGCATCAGCGAGCCCGTCGCTCCCCGAGTCCGACACACCGTTGGGAATGCCGCCGTCTGAATCGTCGGCTTGAAGTCGAACGATCGCCGAGCTCGGGCTCTCCGTGAATGCTGGTACACGGGTGCCGCTTCCCGCCACAACTTCGGCCGCCGCCACCGCTTCGCGCTCGAGGGCATCATTTTTGCTTCCAACAGGGGGCGCACTTTTCAGCGGCAGTTCGGCATTGTTGTCTTGCTGCCTCACGTGGGCTAACTCGTGCGCGAGGAGGCGGTTTCCGGTTTCTGTTCGCGGCGAATAGTGGCCGGCACGAAAGACTATATCGTTACCAACGGTATACGCCAGGGCCCTCAGGCCGCGCGCTGATTCG
It encodes:
- a CDS encoding DUF4157 domain-containing protein, whose amino-acid sequence is MMKSPVSAHLKRGPSARRTLQRCACGGTCAECSEQSMATRADAGLSSPWQRLDASTRSFMELRFGADFGGVRVHTDQRAAESARGLRALAYTVGNDIVFRAGHYSPRTETGNRLLAHELAHVRQQDNNAELPLKSAPPVGSKNDALEREAVAAAEVVAGSGTRVPAFTESPSSAIVRLQADDSDGGIPNGVSDSGSDGLADAGSGDASLPGGVEDGVVTDSSVTNADGYAAAPCKVCARELKHGGILFNHTYVVAPGAQYAILGPTCPANWYDSPLFFTTGQKWDHSTDPCGHTPTCIPCYPKGDGDDASACLRNAFDSYPSLSKYSAPFGPNSNTFAGTLARACCSGMIPQPARLGWVPHWDDAPAPPRAGGTPCPPGPDCDAD